The proteins below come from a single Miscanthus floridulus cultivar M001 chromosome 1, ASM1932011v1, whole genome shotgun sequence genomic window:
- the LOC136489694 gene encoding protein TIFY 11d-like has protein sequence MAATGSNSRFTVTCGLLRQYMLREHRRHQLVEAEETDSRTMQLFPIPTRAGTSSQPSHDDQAEAQANCKAPLTIFYEGRMLVFENFPADKAKELMQLAGSGSEKTAATVPSAAVPSDLPIARKASLQRFLQKRKERIGAAMEPYPKPKVAASPAPEKDVPATANSKQVMTALKDGPAASWLRL, from the exons ATGGCGGCCACTGGCAGTAACAGCAGGTTCACCGTCACATGCGGACTCCTGCGGCAGTACATGCTGAGAGAGCACCGGCGGCATCAGCTGGTGGAGGCGGAGGAGACAGACTCCCGGACCATGCAGCTGTTCCCCATCCCCACGCGCGCCGGCACGTCGTCGCAGCCGTCCCATGACGACCA GGCGGAGGCGCAGGCcaattgcaaggcaccactgaCCATCTTCTACGAGGGCCGGATGCTCGTGTTCGAGAACTTCCCGGCCGACAAGGCCAAGGAGCTGATGCAGCTGGCCGGGTCGGGGTCAGAGAAGACGGCAGCCACCGTGCCATCGGCGGCAGTGCCCTCCGATCTGCCCATCGCGAGGAAGGCGTCACTGCAGAGGTTCCTCCAGAAGAGGAAGGAGAG GATCGGCGCTGCCATGGAGCCTTACCCGAAGCCGAAGGTGGCGGCCTCCCCGGCACCGGAGAAAGATGTTCCGGCCACCGCCAACAGCAAGCAAGTGATGACTGCTTTGAAAGATGGGCCTGCTGCCTCATGGCTCCGGCTTTGA
- the LOC136460326 gene encoding uncharacterized protein yields MATFAKSSSSVVSTGRTRDIQCPRCKGYGHVRKDCPSTHVMVVRADGGYSSASDFDEETYALLAANNVAEGDDFQQDEEHIGAEAAEHYERLVVQRVLSAQMERAEQNQRHTLFQTKCVIKERSCRVIIDGGSCNNLASAEMVEKLLLSTKPHPQPYYIQWLNSSGKVKVTRLVRVEFAIGSYHDSIDCDVVNMQACSMLLGRPWQFDKDSLYFGKTNQYSFVHNDKKIVLHPMSPEAILRDELARASKLKNQAIASENQIVANELEKHKKKSNKSVHHNKNEIKLKGSCYFATKSDLDEIDTCNAICYALVCKETLFSLEDTPISLPPAVTNLLQEYADVFPREVPPGLPPIRGIEHQIDLIPGASLPNRAPYRTNPEETKEIQRQVQELLDKGYVRESLSPCAVPVLLVPKKDGS; encoded by the coding sequence ATGGCTACATTTGCCAAGAGTTCATCCTCGGTGGTATCCACGGGGAGAACAAGGGATATTCAGTGCCCACGCTGCAAAGGATATGGCCACGTACGCAAGGACTGCCCAAGCACACATGTGATGGTTGTGCGAGCTGATGGTGGGTactcctctgctagtgattttgatgaagaaacatatgctttgcttgctgctaacAATGTAGCAGAAGGAGATGATTTCCAACAAGACGAAGAGCACATTGGGGCTGAAGCTGCTGAGCACTATGAGAGACTCGTGGTGCAGCGGGTGCTAAGTGCCCAAATGGAGAGGGCTGAACAAAATcagcgccacactttgtttcaaaccaagtgtgtgatcaaggaacgctcttgccgtgtgatcatagatggaggaagctgcaacaacttggcaagtgctgaaatggtggagaagcttttgttgagcacaaaaccacacccgcagccttactacattcagtggcttaatagcagcggcaaggtgaaggtaacccgattggtaagggtagagtttgccattggttcttatcatgattccattgactgcgatgttgtgaatatgcaagcatgctctatgttgttaggtaggccatggcagtttgataaagattccttgtactttggtaaaacaaatcaatactcttttgtgcataatgacaagaagattgtgttgcaccccatgtcccctgaggctattctaagagatgaacttgctagagctagcaaacttaagaatcaggctattgctagtgaaaatcagattgtcgctaatgaacttgagaaacataagaagaagtctaacaaatctgttcatcataataaaaatgagatcaagctgaaaggctcttgttactttgccacgaaatctgatttggatgagattgatACTTGCAATGCTATATGCTATGCTttggtttgcaaagaaactttgtTTTCACTTGAGGATACTCCTATTtctttgcctcctgctgtcactaaccttttgcaggagtacgcCGATGTTTTCCCAAGGGAGGTACCACCAGGACTGCCACCAATTCGGGGAATTGAGCACCAGATTGACCTCATTCCTGGGGCCTCCTTGCCAAATCGTGCTCCTTACAGGACCAACCCGGAGGAAACTAAAGAGATACAGCGCCAAGTGCAAGAATTGcttgacaaaggttatgtgcgtgagtctcttagcccttgcgctgttcctgtacttttagttcctaagaaagatggatcctag